Proteins from a genomic interval of Fundulus heteroclitus isolate FHET01 chromosome 21, MU-UCD_Fhet_4.1, whole genome shotgun sequence:
- the mos gene encoding proto-oncogene serine/threonine-protein kinase mos, with amino-acid sequence MPSPIPVARLLPKNIYPSADISTCSSPLFQLSHGSTLQVPPQRLHGKTGSRLWSSVIHWEQLRSVEAVGSGGFGSVYKAEYLGETVALKKVKKNTKNKLASRQSFWAELNAAHLHHKNVVRVIAASTCVPAGFEDEGSIGAIVMEFVGSRNLQQIIYESTEELGEDRWLKYSTDIVKGLRFLHSHSVVHLDIKPANVLVSRGEVCKIADFGCSLTLDRDCEISSISPHLSHGCGTYSHRAPELLKGEQVSPKADIFSLGITIWQLLTREPPYTGDRQHVLYAVVAHNLRPSLRDHPVFLSAQGKRCAELLGRCWSAEVRCRPSAEDLLHQLELLN; translated from the coding sequence ATGCCTTCTCCCATTCCGGTCGCGCGCCTGTTACCGAAGAACATCTATCCTTCAGCGGACATCTCCACCTGCAGCAGCCCGCTCTTCCAGCTGTCCCATGGGTCCACCCTGCAGGTGCCCCCCCAGCGGCTGCACGGTAAGACCGGCAGCCGCCTCTGGTCCTCCGTGATCCACTGGGAGCAGCTGCGCTCTGTGGAAGCCGTTGGCTCCGGAGGCTTCGGCTCCGTCTACAAGGCAGAGTACCTCGGGGAAACGGTAGCGCTGAAGAAAGTAAAGAAGAACACGAAGAACAAGCTGGCCTCCCGGCAGAGTTTCTGGGCGGAGCTGAACGCTGCACATTTGCACCATAAAAACGTCGTGCGCGTCATTGCCGCAAGCACGTGCGTGCCGGCGGGCTTTGAAGATGAGGGCAGCATCGGAGCGATCGTGATGGAGTTCGTAGGCAGCAGAAATCTGCAGCAGATTATCTACGAGAGCACGGAGGAGCTCGGGGAGGACAGGTGGCTCAAGTACTCCACAGACATTGTGAAGGGGTTGCGCTTCCTGCATTCCCACAGTGTTGTGCATCTAGACATCAAACCAGCCAATGTGCTGGTGTCACGTGGAGAAGTGTGCAAAATAGCTGATTTTGGATGTTCCCTGACGCTGGACCGTGACTGCGAAATAAGCTCCATCAGCCCCCACCTTAGCCATGGCTGTGGCACGTACTCGCACCGAGCCCCTGAACTGCTAAAAGGCGAGCAGGTGTCTCCTAAAGCGGACATATTCTCTTTGGGGATCACCATATGGCAGCTTCTGACCAGAGAGCCGCCCTATACGGGTGACAGGCAGCACGTCCTCTATGCGGTTGTGGCGCACAATCTGCGGCCGTCTCTGCGCGACCACCCGGTGTTTCTGTCCGCGCAGGGGAAGCGGTGTGCGGAGCTGCTAGGCCGTTGCTGGAGCGCAGAGGTCCGCTGCAGACCCAGCGCCGAGGATCTACTGCATCAGCTTGAGCTCCTaaactga